The following coding sequences lie in one Neptunomonas phycophila genomic window:
- a CDS encoding VOC family protein, whose amino-acid sequence MSNLKTVELKTFIPSKDFETSKNFYSEIGFTKASDEGGIACFHSGGCSFLLQDFYDKSLAENLMMHLLVEDVYSWHKQIKESGVADKYHISVSDITKQPWGMLDFVIHDPSGVLWRFGQNV is encoded by the coding sequence TTGAGCAATCTGAAAACTGTAGAGCTGAAGACTTTTATTCCTTCAAAGGATTTTGAAACATCAAAGAATTTCTATTCGGAAATTGGTTTCACAAAAGCTTCTGATGAAGGTGGAATTGCCTGCTTTCACTCTGGTGGCTGCAGCTTTCTACTTCAAGATTTTTATGACAAATCATTAGCTGAAAACCTGATGATGCATTTGCTGGTCGAAGATGTTTATTCTTGGCATAAGCAAATCAAAGAGTCGGGTGTGGCCGATAAATATCATATTAGTGTCTCAGATATTACGAAGCAGCCGTGGGGTATGCTAGATTTTGTTATTCACGATCCTAGCGGTGTATTGTGGCGGTTTGGCCAAAATGTATAG
- a CDS encoding MalY/PatB family protein: MTPFDFDTQIDRRGTASEKWERYRDTDILPMWVADTDFMSPPGVIKALHERIDHGIFGYTEAPESLVQTVIKRMASEYNWSIESDWIVWLPGLVCGLNLACRAVGTSQDTVIAPQPIYPPFVTAPRLSDRHVTQIPMVDHGQRRVLDFDALEANITEQTQLLLFCNPHNPGGTVYKREELTRLASIAEQHNITICSDEIHCDLVLEPGLVHIPLASISETIAQRTITLMAPSKTYNIAGLGCSFAIIPNPQLRRQFNQVRKGIVPSVNLLGYTAAEAAYATGDQWNTKQLDYLRANRDYLVKEINQIPGLSLLPIEATYLAWIDISGAKLENPVRFFEEAGVGMSPGRDFGDDRYMRLNFGCPRALLEEAIRRLRIALINHLPV, from the coding sequence ATGACTCCGTTCGATTTTGATACGCAAATAGATCGCCGTGGCACGGCCAGTGAAAAGTGGGAACGCTACCGCGATACCGACATTTTGCCCATGTGGGTGGCTGATACCGATTTTATGTCGCCACCGGGTGTTATCAAGGCGCTGCATGAACGGATTGACCACGGCATATTCGGTTACACCGAAGCGCCAGAATCGCTCGTGCAAACCGTCATTAAGCGCATGGCCAGCGAATACAACTGGTCTATCGAAAGCGATTGGATAGTTTGGCTACCAGGCTTAGTATGCGGCCTCAACTTAGCCTGCCGCGCTGTTGGCACGTCTCAAGATACTGTTATAGCGCCGCAACCTATTTATCCACCGTTTGTCACAGCACCCCGCTTGTCCGACCGTCATGTTACTCAAATCCCAATGGTCGATCACGGCCAGCGCCGAGTACTGGATTTTGATGCGTTAGAAGCCAACATAACCGAGCAAACGCAGCTGCTATTGTTTTGTAACCCGCACAACCCAGGCGGCACCGTCTATAAACGAGAGGAATTAACTCGTTTAGCCAGCATTGCAGAACAACACAATATAACGATTTGCTCGGACGAAATTCATTGCGATCTCGTTCTGGAACCAGGGTTAGTCCATATTCCTCTTGCCTCCATTTCAGAGACAATAGCACAGCGCACCATCACCCTGATGGCTCCGAGCAAGACCTACAATATTGCAGGCCTTGGCTGTTCGTTTGCCATTATTCCTAACCCTCAGTTACGTCGGCAGTTTAACCAAGTACGTAAAGGCATCGTGCCTAGTGTCAATTTACTCGGTTACACCGCCGCCGAGGCCGCTTACGCGACCGGTGACCAGTGGAATACAAAACAACTGGACTACTTACGTGCGAATCGCGATTACCTCGTCAAAGAAATCAATCAAATACCTGGGTTGTCGTTATTGCCGATAGAAGCAACCTACCTGGCTTGGATCGACATTTCGGGGGCAAAACTTGAAAACCCAGTTCGTTTCTTTGAAGAAGCCGGTGTCGGTATGTCACCCGGACGCGACTTTGGTGATGATCGCTACATGCGCCTTAACTTTGGTTGCCCACGAGCACTACTTGAAGAAGCGATACGCCGCTTGCGCATAGCCCTTATTAACCATCTACCCGTATAA
- a CDS encoding cupin domain-containing protein: protein MSTLLNADFDQRVVIRPEDYQWVPSPMPGVERMMLDRIGDEVARATSIVRYAPHSQFSSHTHDGGEEIFVLDGVFADEHQPYPQGSYLRNPIGTSHTPNIGKEGATIFVKLHQFNERDTEQKAIDTTQQMWHPGLVDGLTVMPLHEFEGEHVALVKWAPNTQFKTHQHWGGEEILVIAGTFYDEHRSYPAGTWLRSPHMSQHTPFTKEDGALIYVKTGHL, encoded by the coding sequence ATGAGCACATTACTCAATGCCGACTTTGACCAACGTGTCGTCATTCGACCTGAGGATTACCAATGGGTCCCATCCCCCATGCCCGGCGTTGAACGCATGATGCTCGATCGAATAGGCGATGAAGTCGCACGCGCCACGTCTATTGTGCGCTATGCACCCCACAGCCAGTTCTCATCTCATACGCACGACGGAGGCGAAGAGATTTTTGTACTCGACGGTGTATTTGCCGATGAGCATCAACCCTACCCACAAGGCAGCTACCTTCGCAATCCAATAGGCACCTCCCACACGCCCAACATCGGAAAAGAAGGCGCGACGATTTTTGTTAAGTTACACCAATTTAACGAACGCGATACTGAGCAAAAAGCGATTGATACCACCCAACAAATGTGGCACCCAGGGTTGGTTGATGGTTTAACCGTGATGCCATTGCACGAATTTGAAGGCGAGCACGTAGCACTCGTGAAATGGGCCCCCAACACGCAATTCAAAACCCACCAGCACTGGGGCGGTGAAGAAATACTTGTTATCGCTGGCACCTTCTACGACGAACACAGAAGCTACCCCGCGGGTACATGGCTACGAAGCCCCCACATGAGCCAACACACGCCATTTACAAAAGAAGACGGCGCATTGATCTATGTGAAAACGGGGCATTTGTAG
- the arsC gene encoding glutaredoxin-dependent arsenate reductase has translation MSHITIYHNPACGTSRNTLALIRNSGVEPEIILYLETPPSREKLVSLIADMGIPVRALLRTNVEPYHDLNLAEGSFTEEQIIDAMMDHPILINRPIVVTPLGTQLCRPSEIVLDILPDAQQGAFSKEDGELIVNDQGQRVK, from the coding sequence ATGAGTCACATTACCATTTACCACAATCCAGCCTGCGGCACGTCACGTAACACACTGGCTTTGATCCGTAATAGCGGAGTAGAGCCAGAGATCATTCTCTACTTAGAAACGCCCCCTTCACGGGAGAAGCTCGTTTCACTCATTGCTGACATGGGTATACCTGTTCGCGCATTGCTAAGAACGAATGTTGAACCCTACCACGATTTGAACTTAGCCGAAGGGAGCTTCACAGAGGAACAAATTATCGATGCAATGATGGATCACCCTATCCTGATTAACCGCCCAATTGTTGTAACTCCCCTAGGTACACAGCTGTGCCGACCGTCAGAAATCGTTTTGGATATTCTGCCCGATGCCCAGCAAGGCGCGTTTAGCAAAGAAGATGGCGAGCTCATCGTTAACGATCAAGGACAACGAGTTAAATAA
- a CDS encoding STY0301 family protein, with amino-acid sequence MNKFVMLALLSVPLYSSYSLAHDGVAHIECPESISTAQVVESADESFSAFTKKGANYFLGIGVTEGSPDKEQWLRPEYLKEKDIDLYDLSYAQESVWVVCQYANTSVTLAKELERASACEIPTPQHGGNTANCRLK; translated from the coding sequence ATGAATAAATTTGTCATGTTGGCCCTATTGTCAGTTCCACTTTATAGTAGTTACAGCCTTGCACATGATGGTGTTGCTCATATTGAGTGTCCCGAAAGCATCTCTACTGCTCAGGTGGTAGAGTCTGCTGATGAGTCATTCAGTGCTTTTACAAAAAAAGGTGCGAATTACTTCCTTGGGATAGGTGTTACTGAAGGTAGCCCTGATAAGGAACAGTGGTTGAGGCCTGAATATCTGAAAGAGAAAGATATCGACTTATATGATCTCTCGTATGCTCAAGAGTCGGTTTGGGTGGTATGCCAGTACGCAAACACCTCGGTTACTTTAGCAAAAGAGCTTGAAAGAGCTTCCGCTTGCGAAATACCTACTCCGCAACATGGCGGAAATACTGCTAATTGCCGTTTGAAATAG
- a CDS encoding histidine phosphatase family protein, with amino-acid sequence MRKRITQLCILLCSALISAVGSASELTEDQLWQALASTHHVAIMRHAIAPGIGDPSNFTLGERDTQRNLSNAGVNQAKRIGDRFREQGITEADVYSSEWFRCLDTANLLAFGGVTPQPLLNSFFQDTSQKGEQTQELRQWIIQQNTDTPRVLVTHQVNITALTGVYPSSGEIVVLRVGEGSDLTVLGTIKTQ; translated from the coding sequence ATGAGAAAGCGAATAACTCAGTTGTGTATTTTGTTGTGTTCGGCGTTGATTAGCGCGGTAGGTTCTGCGTCAGAGTTGACAGAGGATCAATTATGGCAGGCGTTAGCGTCTACTCATCATGTGGCTATTATGCGCCATGCGATAGCGCCGGGCATTGGCGATCCATCAAACTTCACGCTTGGTGAGCGCGACACACAGCGGAATTTGTCGAATGCTGGGGTTAACCAAGCAAAGCGTATTGGCGATAGGTTTCGTGAGCAGGGTATTACTGAGGCAGATGTCTATTCGAGTGAGTGGTTTCGGTGCTTAGATACGGCTAATTTGTTGGCCTTTGGCGGTGTAACGCCGCAACCTTTGTTAAATTCCTTCTTTCAAGACACTTCACAAAAGGGTGAGCAAACCCAAGAGCTTAGGCAATGGATTATCCAGCAAAATACTGACACCCCCAGAGTGTTGGTAACTCATCAGGTTAATATCACGGCGCTCACAGGTGTTTATCCTTCGTCAGGTGAAATTGTGGTGTTGCGTGTTGGTGAAGGCTCCGATCTCACGGTGCTGGGCACGATTAAAACGCAGTAG
- a CDS encoding pyridoxamine 5'-phosphate oxidase family protein produces MESYSVKPHTRVKRGGNRATYDKAVIDAILDEATMCHVGGVVDGLPVVQPNLHWRVDDVLYIHGSVKNGLIRSILEQGKVCITVSILDGLVMARSAFHHSVNYRSVMLFGTPELVEDEAEKKRVLDALLEKTHKGRSLTARPPNANELRATTVIGVRIEEVSAKVRAGAPIDDAEDHALPVWAGVIPVSSVRGEPIQDALQQEAGIEVGELV; encoded by the coding sequence ATGGAATCTTATTCAGTAAAACCCCATACCCGCGTTAAGCGCGGTGGTAATCGGGCTACGTACGACAAAGCGGTGATCGATGCTATTTTAGATGAAGCGACGATGTGTCATGTGGGCGGCGTGGTTGATGGCTTGCCGGTAGTTCAGCCTAATTTGCACTGGCGTGTTGACGATGTGCTCTATATTCATGGTTCTGTTAAAAATGGCCTGATTCGCAGTATCCTTGAGCAAGGCAAAGTGTGCATAACCGTATCGATTTTAGATGGGTTGGTTATGGCACGGTCGGCATTTCATCATTCTGTTAATTACCGCTCTGTAATGCTTTTTGGCACGCCCGAGCTGGTGGAAGACGAAGCCGAAAAAAAGAGGGTGTTGGATGCGCTGCTTGAGAAGACGCATAAAGGCCGGTCGTTAACCGCTCGGCCGCCTAATGCGAATGAGCTGCGTGCCACAACGGTGATTGGTGTTCGAATTGAAGAGGTCTCCGCTAAAGTGAGGGCGGGCGCACCGATCGATGATGCAGAGGATCATGCGTTGCCTGTCTGGGCTGGGGTGATTCCGGTATCCAGTGTCCGCGGCGAGCCTATTCAGGATGCGTTGCAGCAGGAGGCGGGTATCGAAGTGGGTGAGCTGGTGTAG
- a CDS encoding BPSL0067 family protein yields the protein MSDGHFVYTKVKSLEGKPKVFGGQCAGLVQWYTKVGKADTWREGIQVRGNASEIVSGTAVATFENGVYPNRSHGNHAALYISQDSQGIWVMDQWTSKPSISKRKMLFRGKNSDGSFVDPSNNGDALSVIIHE from the coding sequence ATGAGCGACGGTCATTTTGTTTATACAAAAGTAAAAAGTTTGGAAGGCAAACCAAAAGTATTTGGTGGGCAGTGCGCTGGTTTAGTCCAGTGGTACACAAAAGTTGGAAAGGCTGATACGTGGCGAGAGGGTATTCAAGTTAGAGGTAATGCTTCGGAAATAGTATCGGGTACTGCTGTGGCGACATTCGAAAATGGAGTTTATCCTAATCGTAGTCACGGGAATCATGCCGCTCTTTATATCTCCCAAGATTCACAAGGCATTTGGGTTATGGATCAATGGACATCAAAGCCATCTATTTCTAAGCGAAAAATGCTGTTTAGAGGGAAAAATTCCGATGGGTCATTTGTTGACCCTAGTAACAATGGCGATGCGTTGTCGGTGATTATTCATGAATAA
- a CDS encoding ZIP family metal transporter, producing METQASISTAQPNQSIAFFSQLIDEMKRHPLITAGFMLTVIAVIVLVLIEYNALGGQNIRFNHAMLGSLVSFSTTALGACGVLLLRGLSTKIEDSMLGFAAGMMMAASVFSLIIPALDASTEILGKPALSPFIVVIGLAMGVMLMLGLDRFTPHAHAHSGTFGPGRDRLSGVWLFTMAITLHNLPEGMAIGVGYAGGDDTVGLAITSAISIQNIPEGLAVAMALRAAGIRPLLALIVAAGSGLMEPIGAFIGVGVASGLPLAYPLGLSLAAGAMLFVVSHEVIPETHRNGHQTPATIGLMGGFAVMMVLDTALG from the coding sequence ATGGAAACACAAGCCTCGATATCAACCGCGCAACCCAATCAGTCGATTGCATTTTTTAGTCAACTCATTGATGAGATGAAACGCCATCCGCTGATCACAGCCGGTTTCATGCTTACTGTTATTGCGGTAATTGTATTAGTGCTGATTGAGTACAACGCGCTGGGGGGACAAAATATCCGTTTCAACCATGCCATGCTCGGAAGCCTAGTCAGTTTTAGTACCACGGCCCTTGGCGCGTGCGGCGTTTTACTATTGCGTGGCCTTTCAACAAAAATAGAAGACAGCATGCTGGGGTTTGCCGCCGGTATGATGATGGCCGCCAGTGTGTTTTCTCTTATTATACCTGCCTTAGATGCCTCGACCGAGATCCTTGGCAAACCCGCTTTATCACCCTTTATTGTGGTTATTGGTTTAGCGATGGGCGTGATGTTAATGCTGGGGCTCGACCGCTTTACTCCACACGCCCATGCACACAGCGGTACGTTTGGCCCCGGACGCGACCGCCTCAGTGGCGTTTGGTTATTTACGATGGCCATTACCTTGCACAACCTACCCGAGGGAATGGCTATTGGTGTCGGGTATGCCGGTGGAGATGATACCGTTGGCTTAGCCATCACATCCGCTATTTCTATTCAAAATATACCTGAAGGCTTAGCCGTAGCGATGGCCTTGCGCGCGGCCGGTATTCGCCCCTTACTCGCTCTCATTGTCGCGGCGGGGAGTGGATTAATGGAACCCATTGGTGCCTTTATTGGCGTAGGTGTCGCCAGCGGCTTACCGCTAGCTTACCCGCTAGGTTTAAGTCTTGCAGCCGGCGCCATGTTGTTTGTCGTATCGCATGAAGTCATCCCAGAAACACATCGCAATGGCCACCAAACTCCAGCAACTATTGGTTTGATGGGTGGGTTTGCCGTCATGATGGTATTGGATACAGCCTTAGGGTAA
- the arsH gene encoding arsenical resistance protein ArsH: protein MNIDDLSMPALQSELLEQKMTKTACSPTPVEHPPRILMLYGSLRERSYSRLVTEEAARLLTSMGADVRIFNPSGLPLPDDAPDTHPKVQELREMVRWSEGMVWCSPERHGAMTGIMKTQIDWIPLSEGAVRPSQGKTLAIMQVSGGSQSFNALNQMRILGRWMRMFTIPNQSSVAKAWQEFDEAGRMRPSSYYDRVVDVMEELMKFTLLLRGNVDQLTDRYSERKETAAQLMARVNQEKI from the coding sequence ATGAATATTGATGATTTAAGCATGCCAGCGCTCCAATCAGAGCTGCTCGAACAGAAGATGACCAAGACGGCCTGCAGCCCCACTCCTGTTGAGCACCCACCGAGAATTCTCATGCTTTATGGATCACTACGTGAGCGCTCTTACAGCCGCTTAGTGACAGAAGAAGCTGCACGTTTATTAACAAGCATGGGGGCTGATGTGCGTATATTTAACCCGTCAGGCTTACCCCTGCCTGATGACGCGCCCGACACTCACCCCAAAGTACAAGAGTTACGAGAAATGGTACGCTGGAGTGAAGGTATGGTCTGGTGCTCACCTGAGCGTCATGGTGCCATGACAGGCATTATGAAAACACAGATCGATTGGATACCACTGTCTGAAGGAGCGGTTCGGCCATCCCAAGGAAAAACACTTGCCATCATGCAGGTCAGTGGCGGTTCTCAATCATTCAATGCCTTAAACCAAATGCGTATTTTAGGCCGTTGGATGCGTATGTTTACCATACCCAACCAATCATCCGTGGCCAAAGCATGGCAAGAGTTCGACGAAGCGGGCCGCATGCGCCCTTCCTCCTATTACGACCGTGTCGTCGATGTCATGGAAGAGTTAATGAAGTTTACGCTGCTACTTCGCGGTAACGTAGATCAGTTAACAGACCGCTACAGCGAGCGTAAAGAAACCGCTGCGCAGCTTATGGCCCGCGTCAACCAAGAGAAAATATAA
- a CDS encoding PLP-dependent aminotransferase family protein, producing MALRLFETEISLTPHNKQQSLYQLILSAIRLGKLEANDKLPSTRLLAEQLHIARSTVKTVYEILQAEGYVETRRGSGTFVANLPELPSYELPTSEPPATSESHATSPSSSLNAPAVSASANTLNDSLRQRLHNEQTHHFLPAQPAMDHFPHNVWHKVSKQALRESYHYGNPDLAGDPLLRHETALFLRQQRGVNCTADNLIITSGSQQALYLMLRILLNAGDTVLLEGVGYQGVDLILNSLGVNNELISENSVASYFTSTEANSNVATAAIVTPSRSFPLGETMPLSTRKALLDWATRHERWIIEDDYDSEFTFSGHSIAALQGLDSQQRVIYTGTFSRTMFPGIRLGYLVVPPSLTAHALRLRSITDGGLSTSLQRSLAYFMNQGHYNRHLRRMRKLYQSRKALLNALVDQHLPELTLQPNKGGMHDCYFLPDALTDKNDENNPLDQSIEARANQAKLGIRALSRYSRSHPKRQGIVIGFGSTDEADMEAGVIKLAGIIRSY from the coding sequence ATGGCACTGCGCTTATTTGAAACGGAAATATCGTTAACCCCACACAATAAGCAGCAAAGCCTTTATCAACTTATTCTATCGGCTATTAGACTGGGAAAACTGGAAGCCAATGACAAACTGCCTTCTACCCGTCTACTAGCCGAACAACTCCACATAGCCCGCTCTACCGTTAAAACGGTTTACGAAATATTACAAGCCGAAGGGTATGTAGAAACGCGCAGAGGCTCAGGCACGTTTGTGGCTAACTTACCCGAACTGCCAAGCTATGAACTGCCAACCAGTGAACCGCCAGCGACAAGCGAGTCGCACGCCACTTCACCGTCTTCCAGCTTAAACGCACCTGCTGTTTCGGCTAGCGCTAATACACTAAACGATTCACTACGCCAACGGCTGCACAACGAGCAAACACATCATTTTTTACCGGCTCAACCGGCGATGGATCACTTCCCACATAATGTTTGGCATAAAGTCAGTAAACAAGCCCTCCGGGAAAGCTACCACTACGGCAACCCAGACCTCGCAGGTGATCCGTTATTACGGCATGAAACCGCTCTATTTCTCCGCCAACAGCGCGGTGTAAACTGCACTGCTGACAACCTCATTATTACCAGCGGATCACAGCAAGCCTTGTACTTGATGCTACGTATCCTGCTCAATGCGGGAGATACCGTGTTACTCGAAGGGGTAGGCTACCAAGGTGTTGATCTTATTCTGAATAGTCTTGGTGTAAATAATGAACTGATCAGCGAAAATTCAGTAGCATCCTACTTTACCTCCACCGAGGCCAATAGCAACGTTGCAACGGCAGCCATCGTCACCCCTTCGCGTAGCTTCCCGCTGGGCGAAACCATGCCCTTATCAACTCGCAAAGCCCTACTCGATTGGGCTACACGCCATGAGCGCTGGATCATTGAAGACGATTACGACAGCGAATTTACCTTTAGCGGCCACAGCATAGCGGCTTTGCAAGGCCTAGACAGCCAGCAACGCGTTATCTACACCGGCACCTTTAGCCGAACCATGTTCCCCGGTATCCGCTTAGGCTACCTAGTTGTACCACCCAGCTTAACCGCACATGCACTTAGACTGCGCTCCATTACCGACGGCGGCTTATCCACATCACTGCAGCGTTCGCTGGCCTACTTTATGAACCAAGGCCACTACAATCGCCATCTACGCCGCATGCGCAAACTGTACCAAAGCCGCAAGGCGTTACTGAATGCACTCGTCGACCAACACCTGCCCGAACTCACCTTGCAGCCCAATAAAGGCGGAATGCACGATTGCTACTTTTTACCAGACGCACTGACTGACAAAAATGACGAAAACAACCCACTTGACCAATCGATAGAAGCGCGCGCCAACCAAGCCAAACTAGGCATACGAGCGCTCTCTCGATATTCGCGCTCACACCCAAAACGACAAGGCATCGTCATAGGCTTTGGCTCTACTGACGAAGCCGACATGGAAGCAGGGGTTATTAAACTCGCGGGGATTATTCGATCGTATTAA
- a CDS encoding arsenic transporter has protein sequence MILASIIFITTLILVIWQPKGLGIGYSAILGAIAALATGVVSFDDIPTVWAIVWNATATFIAVIIISLLLDESGFFEWAALHIARWAKGRGKWLFTWVILLGATVAAIFANDGAALILTPIVIAMLLALGFSRGATLAFVMAAGFIADAASLPLIVSNLVNIVTADFFSLGFNEYASVMVPVNVAAILASLVTLHLFFRKEIPIDYDDSKLKAPRQAIRDHKTFVMGWVVLAMLLIGFFALEPLGVPVSLVAAVAALVLWITAKRERLIDTHKVIKGAPWQIVAFSLGMYLVVYGLRNAGLTDFISNILNSFTEHGIWVTTLGTGFLTAFMSSVMNNMPTVLIGALSIEGSTATGVLKEAMVYANIIGCDLGPKITPIGSLATLLWLHVLSQKNIQISWGYYFKVGILMTTPVLLVTLAALALRLSM, from the coding sequence ATGATACTCGCAAGCATAATATTCATCACAACATTAATACTCGTGATTTGGCAGCCCAAAGGACTAGGCATAGGCTACAGCGCGATATTAGGGGCTATAGCGGCATTGGCTACGGGCGTGGTTAGCTTTGACGACATCCCAACCGTGTGGGCAATCGTCTGGAACGCTACCGCCACTTTCATAGCCGTTATCATCATCAGCCTTTTGCTGGATGAGTCAGGCTTCTTTGAATGGGCAGCGTTGCACATCGCTCGCTGGGCCAAAGGGCGGGGAAAATGGCTATTTACGTGGGTTATTTTACTCGGCGCAACCGTTGCCGCTATTTTTGCTAATGACGGTGCTGCGCTCATCCTTACGCCTATCGTTATTGCCATGCTATTGGCACTTGGATTTAGCCGAGGGGCAACGCTGGCCTTTGTGATGGCGGCAGGTTTTATTGCCGATGCCGCAAGCTTGCCGCTAATCGTCTCTAATTTAGTGAATATAGTCACCGCTGACTTCTTCTCGCTTGGTTTTAACGAATACGCTTCTGTTATGGTCCCCGTCAATGTGGCTGCTATTCTCGCCTCTTTAGTGACACTTCACTTATTTTTTCGCAAAGAAATCCCGATTGATTATGACGACAGCAAATTAAAAGCCCCTCGCCAAGCTATTCGCGATCACAAAACCTTTGTTATGGGCTGGGTTGTACTCGCCATGCTGCTAATCGGCTTTTTTGCTTTAGAACCTTTGGGAGTTCCCGTTAGCTTAGTCGCAGCTGTTGCCGCATTAGTGTTGTGGATAACCGCTAAGCGCGAACGTTTAATTGATACTCATAAAGTCATCAAGGGTGCCCCATGGCAAATCGTAGCGTTCTCTCTGGGCATGTATTTGGTGGTGTACGGCTTACGCAATGCGGGGCTAACAGACTTTATTTCAAATATCCTCAACTCATTTACCGAACATGGCATTTGGGTCACCACATTAGGCACTGGGTTCTTAACCGCATTTATGTCCTCAGTAATGAACAATATGCCTACGGTCTTAATTGGTGCGCTGTCTATTGAAGGTAGCACCGCAACAGGCGTCCTCAAAGAAGCCATGGTTTATGCCAATATTATTGGCTGTGACCTGGGCCCTAAGATAACACCGATCGGTAGCTTAGCGACTCTTCTATGGCTGCACGTTCTTTCCCAAAAGAACATCCAAATTTCATGGGGGTATTACTTCAAAGTAGGTATTTTGATGACCACTCCTGTACTGCTCGTCACGCTAGCCGCCTTAGCGTTGCGCTTATCCATGTAA
- a CDS encoding pyridoxamine 5'-phosphate oxidase family protein translates to MSTDMSKAMWEALADSPNVMLGLTGTNDHSEPMRVQLDKDANSEFWFYTTTTNRVAKGGPAMVQFSSKGHDLFACISGTLVHETRPEIIDKYWSKPVSAWYEKGKDDPSLLMMRMELKDAEIWTADPSIKGMFKLFTGKQIDPDEMGDHARVNV, encoded by the coding sequence ATGTCGACTGATATGAGTAAAGCTATGTGGGAAGCGCTTGCCGATAGCCCTAATGTAATGCTGGGGCTAACGGGTACTAACGATCACTCAGAGCCCATGCGCGTACAGTTAGATAAAGATGCCAACAGCGAGTTCTGGTTTTACACCACCACAACGAACCGAGTTGCCAAAGGCGGACCGGCAATGGTGCAATTTAGCAGTAAAGGTCATGATTTATTCGCCTGCATTAGCGGTACACTCGTCCATGAAACGCGTCCAGAAATTATCGACAAATACTGGTCCAAACCTGTCAGTGCTTGGTATGAGAAAGGTAAAGATGACCCATCGCTATTAATGATGCGCATGGAACTGAAAGATGCCGAAATCTGGACAGCCGACCCCAGCATCAAAGGGATGTTCAAGCTATTTACCGGCAAACAAATTGATCCCGATGAGATGGGCGATCACGCACGCGTCAACGTTTAG
- a CDS encoding metalloregulator ArsR/SmtB family transcription factor → MTHSQATTTDALTPLKLFKLLSDETRLTTLLLLREKGELCVCDITSALQQSQPKVSRHLAMLRESELLLDRREGKWIHYRLSPNIPAWAAQIIEQAWQCNYDDIKQLTQHAQSTSPTLGKSVCV, encoded by the coding sequence ATGACACACTCTCAAGCCACAACAACAGACGCCTTAACCCCATTAAAGCTATTTAAGCTCTTGTCGGATGAAACACGCCTAACCACCCTTCTTTTACTACGTGAGAAAGGAGAACTGTGCGTGTGCGATATTACGTCGGCGCTACAGCAGTCGCAGCCTAAGGTCTCTCGGCACTTAGCCATGCTAAGGGAAAGCGAGTTACTATTAGATCGTCGAGAAGGTAAGTGGATTCACTATCGTTTGTCGCCCAACATACCTGCATGGGCTGCTCAGATCATCGAGCAGGCATGGCAGTGCAACTATGATGATATTAAACAACTCACCCAACACGCACAGAGTACATCACCTACTTTAGGTAAATCTGTGTGCGTATAA